A genome region from Trachemys scripta elegans isolate TJP31775 chromosome 2, CAS_Tse_1.0, whole genome shotgun sequence includes the following:
- the C2H8orf58 gene encoding uncharacterized protein C8orf58 homolog isoform X3 codes for MLRRRRVFAVEPLWSPDGARKPWESCVVLTSASIYRKLQEASGESTDPAPEPQRGSRMSSELGLWGPAGSPTEPGLPHQLGLFPKSGRLLKSESEDSGVEMAGNENSPSTPLGSESSFSLDCLDGFQPSTADSAASDPEEGCPEAEGPEEPDPLREQVYLQNLSVSKKLAQVMQRSRKLHVPSRSPKPLGRKSLSLVELELLASYSSQGLSGKVGAAEGHSQALSGCRSLEEQSTESCGEEAEVRKDPSLTLPGQGLRYLEHVCLMLEKIAQLQRANLQLQQQQKVVPSEERPCRAPEEQGLSQPEPENRAEVEMQEEDLPLDSWRPHHFRARSASDTGMLQDLTRSSENEPVCSRKPATHCVSSPTLLDQPDWGAHTLPPNMRPRNDRSHWGKVKVLINRITRKSIRASEPSLFGESAVDSRQCSLEASREKQCSHPRRNFLPALGVKKHRSKTLSVR; via the exons ATGCTGAGGAGGCGGCGGGTCTTCGCCGTGGAGCCGCTCTGGAGCCCAG ATGGCGCACGGAAGCCCTGGGAGAGCTGTGTGGTGCTAACCTCAGCCAGCATCTACCGCAAGCTGCAGGAAGCCTCTGGAGAGAGCACGGATCCTGCTCCTGAGCCACAGCGGGGCAGCAGAATGAGCAGCGagctgggcctgtggggcccggCCGGGTCGCCGACGGAGCCTGGCCTCCCCCACCAGCTGGGCCTCTTCCCGAAGAGCGGGCGGCTCCTCAAGTCGGAGTCGGAGGACTCCGGAGTGGAGATGGCTGGCAACGAGAACTCACCCTCCACTCCGCTGGGCTCGGAAAGCAGCTTCTCTCTGGACTGTCTTGATGGCTTCCAGCCCTCCACCGCAGACTCTGCTGCCAGCGACCCAGAGGAGGGCTGCCCCGAAGCAGAGGGGCCAGAGGAGCCGGACCCTCTCCGGGAGCAGGTCTACCTCCAGAACCTGTCGGTCAGCAAGAAGCTGGCCCAGGTGATGCAGCGCTCCCGGAAGCTCCACGTGCCCAGCCGCTCTCCCAAGCCGCTCGGCCGGAAGAGCCTGAGCCTGGTGGAACTGGAGCTGTTGGCCTCCTACAGCTCGCAGGGGCTGAGTGGAAAagtgggggctgcagaggggcacaGCCAAGCcctctctggctgccggagcctaGAGGAACAGAGCACTGAGtcctgtggggaggaggcagag GTGCGGAAAGATCCCTCTTTAACCCTCCCGGGCCAGGGCCTGCGCTACCTGGAGCATGTCTGCCTGATGCTGGAGAAGATTGCCCAACTGCAGCGGGCCaacctgcagctccagcagcagcagaag GTGGTGCCCTCTGAGGAGAGGCCATGCAGAGCCCCAGAAGAGCAGGGGctgtcccagccagagcctgagaacAGGGCGGAGGTGGAAATGCAGGAGGAGGATTTGCCTCTGGACTCTTGGAGGCCCCACCACTTCAGGGCACGCTCAGCCTCAGACACCGGGATGCTCCAGGACCTGACCAGGAGCTCAG AGAATGAGCCAGTCTGCTCCAGGAAGCCGGCAACGCACTGCGTCAGCTCACCCACCCTGCTGGATCAGCCGGACTGGGGAGCCCATACCCTACCGCCAAACATGAGACCTAGG aaCGACCGCTCGCACTGGGGGAAAGTCAAAGTGCTGATCAACAGGATCACCAGGAAATCCATCCGGGCCAGCGAGCCGTCCCTGTTCGGGGAGTCTGCCGTCGACAGCAGACAGTGTAG TCTGGAGGCTTCACGGGAGAAACAATGCTCCCATCCCAGGAGGAACTTCCTGCCAGCACTGGGGGTGAAGAAACACCGCTCGAAAACCCTCTCTGTGCGCTGA
- the C2H8orf58 gene encoding uncharacterized protein C8orf58 homolog isoform X2: MLRRRRVFAVEPLWSPDGARKPWESCVVLTSASIYRKLQEASGESTDPAPEPQRGSRMSSELGLWGPAGSPTEPGLPHQLGLFPKSGRLLKSESEDSGVEMAGNENSPSTPLGSESSFSLDCLDGFQPSTADSAASDPEEGCPEAEGPEEPDPLREQVYLQNLSVSKKLAQVMQRSRKLHVPSRSPKPLGRKSLSLVELELLASYSSQGLSGKVGAAEGHSQALSGCRSLEEQSTESCGEEAEVRKDPSLTLPGQGLRYLEHVCLMLEKIAQLQRANLQLQQQQKVMESRLWGQQAENVVPSEERPCRAPEEQGLSQPEPENRAEVEMQEEDLPLDSWRPHHFRARSASDTGMLQDLTRSSENEPVCSRKPATHCVSSPTLLDQPDWGAHTLPPNMRPRNDRSHWGKVKVLINRITRKSIRASEPSLFGESAVDSRQFWRLHGRNNAPIPGGTSCQHWG, encoded by the exons ATGCTGAGGAGGCGGCGGGTCTTCGCCGTGGAGCCGCTCTGGAGCCCAG ATGGCGCACGGAAGCCCTGGGAGAGCTGTGTGGTGCTAACCTCAGCCAGCATCTACCGCAAGCTGCAGGAAGCCTCTGGAGAGAGCACGGATCCTGCTCCTGAGCCACAGCGGGGCAGCAGAATGAGCAGCGagctgggcctgtggggcccggCCGGGTCGCCGACGGAGCCTGGCCTCCCCCACCAGCTGGGCCTCTTCCCGAAGAGCGGGCGGCTCCTCAAGTCGGAGTCGGAGGACTCCGGAGTGGAGATGGCTGGCAACGAGAACTCACCCTCCACTCCGCTGGGCTCGGAAAGCAGCTTCTCTCTGGACTGTCTTGATGGCTTCCAGCCCTCCACCGCAGACTCTGCTGCCAGCGACCCAGAGGAGGGCTGCCCCGAAGCAGAGGGGCCAGAGGAGCCGGACCCTCTCCGGGAGCAGGTCTACCTCCAGAACCTGTCGGTCAGCAAGAAGCTGGCCCAGGTGATGCAGCGCTCCCGGAAGCTCCACGTGCCCAGCCGCTCTCCCAAGCCGCTCGGCCGGAAGAGCCTGAGCCTGGTGGAACTGGAGCTGTTGGCCTCCTACAGCTCGCAGGGGCTGAGTGGAAAagtgggggctgcagaggggcacaGCCAAGCcctctctggctgccggagcctaGAGGAACAGAGCACTGAGtcctgtggggaggaggcagag GTGCGGAAAGATCCCTCTTTAACCCTCCCGGGCCAGGGCCTGCGCTACCTGGAGCATGTCTGCCTGATGCTGGAGAAGATTGCCCAACTGCAGCGGGCCaacctgcagctccagcagcagcagaaggtgatggAGAGCCGGCTGTGGGGCCAGCAGGCTGAGAAC GTGGTGCCCTCTGAGGAGAGGCCATGCAGAGCCCCAGAAGAGCAGGGGctgtcccagccagagcctgagaacAGGGCGGAGGTGGAAATGCAGGAGGAGGATTTGCCTCTGGACTCTTGGAGGCCCCACCACTTCAGGGCACGCTCAGCCTCAGACACCGGGATGCTCCAGGACCTGACCAGGAGCTCAG AGAATGAGCCAGTCTGCTCCAGGAAGCCGGCAACGCACTGCGTCAGCTCACCCACCCTGCTGGATCAGCCGGACTGGGGAGCCCATACCCTACCGCCAAACATGAGACCTAGG aaCGACCGCTCGCACTGGGGGAAAGTCAAAGTGCTGATCAACAGGATCACCAGGAAATCCATCCGGGCCAGCGAGCCGTCCCTGTTCGGGGAGTCTGCCGTCGACAGCAGACAGT TCTGGAGGCTTCACGGGAGAAACAATGCTCCCATCCCAGGAGGAACTTCCTGCCAGCACTGGGGGTGA
- the C2H8orf58 gene encoding uncharacterized protein C8orf58 homolog isoform X1, which translates to MLRRRRVFAVEPLWSPDGARKPWESCVVLTSASIYRKLQEASGESTDPAPEPQRGSRMSSELGLWGPAGSPTEPGLPHQLGLFPKSGRLLKSESEDSGVEMAGNENSPSTPLGSESSFSLDCLDGFQPSTADSAASDPEEGCPEAEGPEEPDPLREQVYLQNLSVSKKLAQVMQRSRKLHVPSRSPKPLGRKSLSLVELELLASYSSQGLSGKVGAAEGHSQALSGCRSLEEQSTESCGEEAEVRKDPSLTLPGQGLRYLEHVCLMLEKIAQLQRANLQLQQQQKVMESRLWGQQAENVVPSEERPCRAPEEQGLSQPEPENRAEVEMQEEDLPLDSWRPHHFRARSASDTGMLQDLTRSSENEPVCSRKPATHCVSSPTLLDQPDWGAHTLPPNMRPRNDRSHWGKVKVLINRITRKSIRASEPSLFGESAVDSRQCSLEASREKQCSHPRRNFLPALGVKKHRSKTLSVR; encoded by the exons ATGCTGAGGAGGCGGCGGGTCTTCGCCGTGGAGCCGCTCTGGAGCCCAG ATGGCGCACGGAAGCCCTGGGAGAGCTGTGTGGTGCTAACCTCAGCCAGCATCTACCGCAAGCTGCAGGAAGCCTCTGGAGAGAGCACGGATCCTGCTCCTGAGCCACAGCGGGGCAGCAGAATGAGCAGCGagctgggcctgtggggcccggCCGGGTCGCCGACGGAGCCTGGCCTCCCCCACCAGCTGGGCCTCTTCCCGAAGAGCGGGCGGCTCCTCAAGTCGGAGTCGGAGGACTCCGGAGTGGAGATGGCTGGCAACGAGAACTCACCCTCCACTCCGCTGGGCTCGGAAAGCAGCTTCTCTCTGGACTGTCTTGATGGCTTCCAGCCCTCCACCGCAGACTCTGCTGCCAGCGACCCAGAGGAGGGCTGCCCCGAAGCAGAGGGGCCAGAGGAGCCGGACCCTCTCCGGGAGCAGGTCTACCTCCAGAACCTGTCGGTCAGCAAGAAGCTGGCCCAGGTGATGCAGCGCTCCCGGAAGCTCCACGTGCCCAGCCGCTCTCCCAAGCCGCTCGGCCGGAAGAGCCTGAGCCTGGTGGAACTGGAGCTGTTGGCCTCCTACAGCTCGCAGGGGCTGAGTGGAAAagtgggggctgcagaggggcacaGCCAAGCcctctctggctgccggagcctaGAGGAACAGAGCACTGAGtcctgtggggaggaggcagag GTGCGGAAAGATCCCTCTTTAACCCTCCCGGGCCAGGGCCTGCGCTACCTGGAGCATGTCTGCCTGATGCTGGAGAAGATTGCCCAACTGCAGCGGGCCaacctgcagctccagcagcagcagaaggtgatggAGAGCCGGCTGTGGGGCCAGCAGGCTGAGAAC GTGGTGCCCTCTGAGGAGAGGCCATGCAGAGCCCCAGAAGAGCAGGGGctgtcccagccagagcctgagaacAGGGCGGAGGTGGAAATGCAGGAGGAGGATTTGCCTCTGGACTCTTGGAGGCCCCACCACTTCAGGGCACGCTCAGCCTCAGACACCGGGATGCTCCAGGACCTGACCAGGAGCTCAG AGAATGAGCCAGTCTGCTCCAGGAAGCCGGCAACGCACTGCGTCAGCTCACCCACCCTGCTGGATCAGCCGGACTGGGGAGCCCATACCCTACCGCCAAACATGAGACCTAGG aaCGACCGCTCGCACTGGGGGAAAGTCAAAGTGCTGATCAACAGGATCACCAGGAAATCCATCCGGGCCAGCGAGCCGTCCCTGTTCGGGGAGTCTGCCGTCGACAGCAGACAGTGTAG TCTGGAGGCTTCACGGGAGAAACAATGCTCCCATCCCAGGAGGAACTTCCTGCCAGCACTGGGGGTGAAGAAACACCGCTCGAAAACCCTCTCTGTGCGCTGA